The following coding sequences lie in one Pungitius pungitius chromosome 18, fPunPun2.1, whole genome shotgun sequence genomic window:
- the LOC119226784 gene encoding E3 ubiquitin-protein ligase UHRF2-like isoform X2, giving the protein MWIQVRTIDGKETRTVEDLSRLTKIESLRLKIQEIFSVSPHQQRLFYRGKQMEDGQTLFDYNVGLNDIVQLLIRSQTDAPDSPAAKDSSVACGSGPPSDPRSESRNSPAPASPVAMEAATNIDNDCGSVATSTVNDTKPDTSTTSNSASSKNGFKSSSPPSDIQPPTSSRNALVDPGIGVYKINELVDCRDVSIGAWFEACLENVTHAPKGQIMPTKGKVGRPPKRTNGKLEANQGPAHGQGQTTDSNRNNVGLSSESNGASTSQTDSTAATASKEREEDVIYHIKYEDYPENGVVEMRPVDVRPRARTLLRWDELQVGARVMVNYNMETPDERGFWFDGEVQTVNQASRTNRELRVKILLGGPGDVIGDCKVQFLDEIYQVEAPGARALSASDGQFKRKSGPECKHCKADPEAECRFCSCCVCGGKQDAHMQLLCDECNMAFHIYCLNPPLATIPDDEDWYCPTCKNDTNEVVKAGEKLKASKKKAKMPSATTESQRDWGKGMACVGRTKECTIVPSNHYGPIPGVPVGTTWKFRVQVSEAGVHRPHVGGIHGRSNDGSYSLVLAGGFEDEVDRGDEFTYTGSGGRDLSGNKRIGEHSFDQTLTHMNRALALNCDAPLNDKDGAESRNWRAGKPVRVVRSSKGRRISKYAPEEGNRYDGIYKVVKYWPEIGKCGYLVWRYLLRRDDLEPAPWTPEGLERIKKLGLSVQYPPGYLAAMANKTKKEACARPGRGGRGKHYPGRGRPRRRKIEEKEENEEEDDEEEQPMASVEAEEPQSNGEQKTTRERESSPAAEPPPKKVKTEETFQLSEQQQQLIREDTANKKLWDEAMGYLKEGPNFLQKMEPIFMCVCCQELAFQPITTACSHNVCKTCLQRSFRAQVYTCPACRHDLGKDYVMSQNATLQVLLDQFYPGYSKGR; this is encoded by the exons ATGTGGATCCAGGTTCGCACCATAGACGGGAAGGAGACGCGAACCGTTGAGGATCTCTCTCGATTGACCAAAATTGAGTCTTTGCGTTTGAAAATACAGGAGATCTTCAGCGTGAGCCCGCATCAGCAGCGCCTGTTCTATCGAGGGAAGCAG atGGAAGATGGCCAGACGCTGTTTGACTACAACGTGGGACTCAATGACATCGTCCAGCTGCTGATTCGCTCACAGACCGACGCTCCGGACAGCCCCGCCGCCAAGGACTCCTCTGTGGCCTGTGGTTCAGGCCCCCCCTCTGACCCCAGGTCAGAAAGCCGCAATTCCCCGGCTCCCGCCTCCCCCGTTGCTATGGAAGCAGCCACCAATATAGACAATGACTGCGGCAGCGTTGCTACCAGCACTGTAAACGATACCAAGCCGGACACCAGCACTACCAGTAACTCGGCCAGTTCCAAGAACGGGTTCAAGTCCTCCAGTCCGCCGTCGGACATTCAGCCGCCCACATCCAGCAGAAACGCACTCGTCGACCCAGGAATTGGTGTGTACAAG ATTAATGAGCTGGTGGACTGCAGAGACGTCAGCATCGGGGCCTGGTTCGAGGCGTGCCTCGAAAATGTGACGCACGCTCCCAAAGGACAGATAATGCCCACCAAGGGCAAGGTGGGTCGGCCCCCGAAAAGGACTAATGGAAAGTTGGAGGCCAATCAGGGGCCGGCCCACGGCCAGGGCCAGACCACGGACAGTAACCGGAATAACGTTGGGTTGAGCTCCGAGAGTAACGGAGCCTCCACCTCTCAGACGGACTCTACGGCGGCTACAGCGAgcaaggagagagaagaggatgtCATTTACCACATTAAATATGAAGA CTACCCAGAGAACGGCGTGGTGGAGATGCGGCCGGTGGACGTGAGGCCGCGTGCGAGGACCCTGCTGCGGTGGGACGAGCTCCAGGTGGGCGCGCGCGTCATGGTCAACTACAACATGGAGACGCCGGACGAGAGGGGCTTCTGGTTCGACGGCGAGGTGCAGACCGTCAACCAAGCCTCCCGCACCAACAGGGAGCTGAGAGTCAAGATCCTCCTGGG GGGTCCTGGAGATGTGATCGGCGATTGTAAAGTTCAGTTCCTGGACGAAATCTACCAGGTGGAGGCGCCGGGCGCTCGGGCGCTCTCCGCTTCCGATGGACAGTTCAAAC GGAAGAGCGGGCCGGAGTGCAAGCACTGCAAGGCTGACCCCGAAGCCGAGTGCCGCTTCTgctcctgctgtgtgtgcggCGGGAAGCAAGATGCTCACATGCAGCTGCTGTGCGACGAGTGTAACATGGCGTTCCACATCTACTGCCTCAACCCGCCGCTGGCCACCATCCCAGATGACGAGGActg GTACTGTCCCACCTGTAAGAACGACACCAATGAGGTTGTAAAAGCAGGAGAGAAGCTCAAAGCCAGTAAAAAGAAGGCCAAGATGCCCTCAGCGACTACCGAGAGTCAAAGGGACTGGGGAAAG GGTATGGCCTGTGTGGGGCGGACCAAGGAGTGCACAATCGTTCCATCAAACCACTATGGACCCATTCCCGGCGTTCCTGTTGGAACCACGTGGAAATTCAGAGTTCAG GTGAGCGAGGCGGGCGTTCACAGGCCGCATGTTGGTGGTATCCACGGGCGCAGTAACGATGGCTCCTATTCGCTGGTGTTGGCTGGGGGCTTTGAGGACGAAGTG GACCGGGGGGATGAGTTCACTTACACGGGCAGTGGGGGTCGTGACCTCTCAGGAAACAAAAGAATCGGAGAGCACTCCTTTGACCAGACTCTGACGCACATGAACAG GGCGCTGGCCTTAAACTGCGATGCACCTCTGAACGACAAAGACGGCGCCGAGTCCAGGAACTGGCGGGCCGGAAAGCCGGTGAGAGTGGTGCGCAGTTCCAAAGGTCGACGCATCAGCAAATACGCCCCTGAGGAGGGAAACCGCTACGATGGTATTTACAAG GTCGTTAAGTACTGGCCAGAGATCGGGAAGTGTGGCTACCTGGTGTGGAGGTACCTACTCAGACGGGACGATCTGGAACCGGCGCCCTGGACGCCCGAAGGACTGGAGAGGATAAAGAAACTGGGCCTTTCAGTTCAG TATCCGCCCGGCTACCTGGCGGCCATGgctaacaaaacaaagaaggagGCCTGCGCCAGACCCGGCCGCGGCGGCCGCGGGAAGCACTACCCCGGGAGGGGGAGGCCGCGGAGACGCAAGAtcgaggagaaagaagagaacgaggaggaggacgacgaagaggagCAGCCGATGGCAAGTGTGGAAGCAGAGGAGCCACAGAGTAACGGAGAGCAGAAGACCACCAGGGAGAGAG AGTCGTCACCGGCGGCAGAGCCTCCCCCTAAAAAGGTGAAGACGGAGGAGACGTTCCAGCtgtcggagcagcagcagcagttgatcCGCGAGGACACGGCCAACAAGAAACTCTGGGATGAAGCCATGGGATACCTCAAAGAGGGACCG AACTTCCTGCAGAAGATGGAGCCCATCTTCATGTGCGTGTGCTGCCAGGAGCTGGCCTTCCAGCCCATCACCACCGCCTGCTCGCACAACGTCTGCAAG ACCTGTCTACAGCGGTCGTTCCGAGCCCAGGTGTACACCTGCCCCGCCTGCCGCCACGACTTGGGCAAAGACTACGTCATGTCCCAGAACGCGACGCTGCAGGTGCTGCTCGACCAGTTCTATCCCGGCTACAGCAAGGGCCGGTGA
- the LOC119226784 gene encoding E3 ubiquitin-protein ligase UHRF2-like isoform X1 — MWIQVRTIDGKETRTVEDLSRLTKIESLRLKIQEIFSVSPHQQRLFYRGKQMEDGQTLFDYNVGLNDIVQLLIRSQTDAPDSPAAKDSSVACGSGPPSDPRSESRNSPAPASPVAMEAATNIDNDCGSVATSTVNDTKPDTSTTSNSASSKNGFKSSSPPSDIQPPTSSRNALVDPGIGVYKINELVDCRDVSIGAWFEACLENVTHAPKGQIMPTKGKVGRPPKRTNGKLEANQGPAHGQGQTTDSNRNNVGLSSESNGASTSQTDSTAATASKEREEDVIYHIKYEDYPENGVVEMRPVDVRPRARTLLRWDELQVGARVMVNYNMETPDERGFWFDGEVQTVNQASRTNRELRVKILLGGPGDVIGDCKVQFLDEIYQVEAPGARALSASDGQFKRKSGPECKHCKADPEAECRFCSCCVCGGKQDAHMQLLCDECNMAFHIYCLNPPLATIPDDEDWYCPTCKNDTNEVVKAGEKLKASKKKAKMPSATTESQRDWGKGMACVGRTKECTIVPSNHYGPIPGVPVGTTWKFRVQVSEAGVHRPHVGGIHGRSNDGSYSLVLAGGFEDEVDRGDEFTYTGSGGRDLSGNKRIGEHSFDQTLTHMNRALALNCDAPLNDKDGAESRNWRAGKPVRVVRSSKGRRISKYAPEEGNRYDGIYKVVKYWPEIGKCGYLVWRYLLRRDDLEPAPWTPEGLERIKKLGLSVQYPPGYLAAMANKTKKEACARPGRGGRGKHYPGRGRPRRRKIEEKEENEEEDDEEEQPMASVEAEEPQSNGEQKTTRERAESSPAAEPPPKKVKTEETFQLSEQQQQLIREDTANKKLWDEAMGYLKEGPNFLQKMEPIFMCVCCQELAFQPITTACSHNVCKTCLQRSFRAQVYTCPACRHDLGKDYVMSQNATLQVLLDQFYPGYSKGR; from the exons ATGTGGATCCAGGTTCGCACCATAGACGGGAAGGAGACGCGAACCGTTGAGGATCTCTCTCGATTGACCAAAATTGAGTCTTTGCGTTTGAAAATACAGGAGATCTTCAGCGTGAGCCCGCATCAGCAGCGCCTGTTCTATCGAGGGAAGCAG atGGAAGATGGCCAGACGCTGTTTGACTACAACGTGGGACTCAATGACATCGTCCAGCTGCTGATTCGCTCACAGACCGACGCTCCGGACAGCCCCGCCGCCAAGGACTCCTCTGTGGCCTGTGGTTCAGGCCCCCCCTCTGACCCCAGGTCAGAAAGCCGCAATTCCCCGGCTCCCGCCTCCCCCGTTGCTATGGAAGCAGCCACCAATATAGACAATGACTGCGGCAGCGTTGCTACCAGCACTGTAAACGATACCAAGCCGGACACCAGCACTACCAGTAACTCGGCCAGTTCCAAGAACGGGTTCAAGTCCTCCAGTCCGCCGTCGGACATTCAGCCGCCCACATCCAGCAGAAACGCACTCGTCGACCCAGGAATTGGTGTGTACAAG ATTAATGAGCTGGTGGACTGCAGAGACGTCAGCATCGGGGCCTGGTTCGAGGCGTGCCTCGAAAATGTGACGCACGCTCCCAAAGGACAGATAATGCCCACCAAGGGCAAGGTGGGTCGGCCCCCGAAAAGGACTAATGGAAAGTTGGAGGCCAATCAGGGGCCGGCCCACGGCCAGGGCCAGACCACGGACAGTAACCGGAATAACGTTGGGTTGAGCTCCGAGAGTAACGGAGCCTCCACCTCTCAGACGGACTCTACGGCGGCTACAGCGAgcaaggagagagaagaggatgtCATTTACCACATTAAATATGAAGA CTACCCAGAGAACGGCGTGGTGGAGATGCGGCCGGTGGACGTGAGGCCGCGTGCGAGGACCCTGCTGCGGTGGGACGAGCTCCAGGTGGGCGCGCGCGTCATGGTCAACTACAACATGGAGACGCCGGACGAGAGGGGCTTCTGGTTCGACGGCGAGGTGCAGACCGTCAACCAAGCCTCCCGCACCAACAGGGAGCTGAGAGTCAAGATCCTCCTGGG GGGTCCTGGAGATGTGATCGGCGATTGTAAAGTTCAGTTCCTGGACGAAATCTACCAGGTGGAGGCGCCGGGCGCTCGGGCGCTCTCCGCTTCCGATGGACAGTTCAAAC GGAAGAGCGGGCCGGAGTGCAAGCACTGCAAGGCTGACCCCGAAGCCGAGTGCCGCTTCTgctcctgctgtgtgtgcggCGGGAAGCAAGATGCTCACATGCAGCTGCTGTGCGACGAGTGTAACATGGCGTTCCACATCTACTGCCTCAACCCGCCGCTGGCCACCATCCCAGATGACGAGGActg GTACTGTCCCACCTGTAAGAACGACACCAATGAGGTTGTAAAAGCAGGAGAGAAGCTCAAAGCCAGTAAAAAGAAGGCCAAGATGCCCTCAGCGACTACCGAGAGTCAAAGGGACTGGGGAAAG GGTATGGCCTGTGTGGGGCGGACCAAGGAGTGCACAATCGTTCCATCAAACCACTATGGACCCATTCCCGGCGTTCCTGTTGGAACCACGTGGAAATTCAGAGTTCAG GTGAGCGAGGCGGGCGTTCACAGGCCGCATGTTGGTGGTATCCACGGGCGCAGTAACGATGGCTCCTATTCGCTGGTGTTGGCTGGGGGCTTTGAGGACGAAGTG GACCGGGGGGATGAGTTCACTTACACGGGCAGTGGGGGTCGTGACCTCTCAGGAAACAAAAGAATCGGAGAGCACTCCTTTGACCAGACTCTGACGCACATGAACAG GGCGCTGGCCTTAAACTGCGATGCACCTCTGAACGACAAAGACGGCGCCGAGTCCAGGAACTGGCGGGCCGGAAAGCCGGTGAGAGTGGTGCGCAGTTCCAAAGGTCGACGCATCAGCAAATACGCCCCTGAGGAGGGAAACCGCTACGATGGTATTTACAAG GTCGTTAAGTACTGGCCAGAGATCGGGAAGTGTGGCTACCTGGTGTGGAGGTACCTACTCAGACGGGACGATCTGGAACCGGCGCCCTGGACGCCCGAAGGACTGGAGAGGATAAAGAAACTGGGCCTTTCAGTTCAG TATCCGCCCGGCTACCTGGCGGCCATGgctaacaaaacaaagaaggagGCCTGCGCCAGACCCGGCCGCGGCGGCCGCGGGAAGCACTACCCCGGGAGGGGGAGGCCGCGGAGACGCAAGAtcgaggagaaagaagagaacgaggaggaggacgacgaagaggagCAGCCGATGGCAAGTGTGGAAGCAGAGGAGCCACAGAGTAACGGAGAGCAGAAGACCACCAGGGAGAGAG CAGAGTCGTCACCGGCGGCAGAGCCTCCCCCTAAAAAGGTGAAGACGGAGGAGACGTTCCAGCtgtcggagcagcagcagcagttgatcCGCGAGGACACGGCCAACAAGAAACTCTGGGATGAAGCCATGGGATACCTCAAAGAGGGACCG AACTTCCTGCAGAAGATGGAGCCCATCTTCATGTGCGTGTGCTGCCAGGAGCTGGCCTTCCAGCCCATCACCACCGCCTGCTCGCACAACGTCTGCAAG ACCTGTCTACAGCGGTCGTTCCGAGCCCAGGTGTACACCTGCCCCGCCTGCCGCCACGACTTGGGCAAAGACTACGTCATGTCCCAGAACGCGACGCTGCAGGTGCTGCTCGACCAGTTCTATCCCGGCTACAGCAAGGGCCGGTGA